The following are from one region of the Candidatus Abyssobacteria bacterium SURF_5 genome:
- a CDS encoding PAS domain S-box protein yields MLRAKRRAACPVSQGLEPSEATREQAEKIRAVVSAIADPFLIYGLGGVLTGANEAAASIFGFNPIGLTQLQILRLIDLTQLDGRKMNVSDMASARALRGEIVQNVRFTFRDRRGDARYALASAAPIREGDRITGAVAYWLDVTEQRKTEAALEWEIEEHAAMAELAKALLRSASLEDISCLVLEYAKRLTGSRYGIVGYLDRETGDFVCPTLTHDIWSGCRVEDKKFIFKGVTAESGLAGWVWENKEPLLTNSPATDARSRGVPSGHVPISRFLGVPAMFGKERVGMIGLANPERDYCERDMVVAERLAALYAIAIERKWNEDRLHASREEYRQLSENLEKTVRQKVADLQQAERLAVIGQTVSVVAHEIRNPLQNISLGLEAIRAGVGADGDMLDTLADMEAGVDSLNRLVEEILEYARPVTLRYSSRPLHAIIDTAVHGIGRKLEASGVKLVLNLENGSEMVTVDPDKMARALVNLMSNSIEAMPKGGVITISSCTQPRGKTKYLFLTISDTGRGIAPEDLDRIYEPFFTTKSKGTGLGLAICRKIIEGHKGSLWFRSELGNGTTADICMPVTMPDASAAGSS; encoded by the coding sequence ATGTTACGAGCAAAGAGGCGCGCTGCCTGCCCCGTCAGCCAAGGTCTTGAGCCGTCGGAGGCGACTCGCGAGCAGGCGGAGAAAATTCGAGCCGTCGTTTCTGCGATTGCTGATCCCTTTCTTATTTACGGCCTTGGTGGAGTGCTCACGGGTGCAAATGAGGCGGCGGCCTCCATATTTGGGTTCAATCCGATCGGCTTAACGCAGCTTCAGATTCTGCGGTTGATCGATCTGACGCAGCTTGACGGCCGGAAGATGAATGTTTCCGATATGGCATCAGCCCGTGCCCTCCGAGGGGAGATCGTTCAGAATGTGCGTTTCACATTCAGGGATCGCAGGGGCGACGCTCGATATGCGCTTGCCTCGGCGGCTCCGATCCGCGAAGGAGACAGAATCACGGGCGCGGTCGCATATTGGCTCGATGTTACTGAACAAAGAAAAACTGAGGCTGCTTTGGAATGGGAGATCGAAGAGCATGCCGCCATGGCGGAACTGGCGAAGGCGCTTTTGCGCTCGGCTTCGCTTGAAGATATCTCGTGTCTCGTGCTCGAGTACGCCAAGCGGTTGACCGGCAGTCGCTACGGAATAGTTGGATACCTCGATCGGGAGACGGGCGATTTCGTTTGTCCGACGTTGACGCACGACATCTGGAGCGGGTGCCGGGTCGAAGACAAGAAGTTTATCTTCAAAGGAGTGACTGCGGAGAGCGGTCTTGCCGGTTGGGTGTGGGAGAATAAAGAGCCGTTGCTGACCAATTCTCCTGCGACCGACGCTCGCTCGAGAGGGGTTCCGTCCGGACATGTTCCGATCAGTCGTTTTCTTGGAGTGCCCGCCATGTTTGGCAAAGAGCGCGTGGGCATGATCGGGCTGGCCAATCCGGAGAGAGATTATTGCGAGAGGGATATGGTTGTGGCAGAGCGGCTTGCCGCGCTCTATGCCATCGCTATCGAGCGCAAGTGGAACGAGGACAGGCTTCATGCCAGTCGAGAGGAATATCGTCAATTGTCCGAGAATCTGGAAAAAACGGTTCGTCAAAAGGTTGCTGACCTTCAGCAAGCGGAGCGGCTGGCGGTCATCGGGCAAACGGTGTCGGTCGTTGCCCATGAAATACGCAATCCGCTTCAAAACATTTCGCTCGGGCTCGAGGCGATACGCGCCGGCGTCGGTGCAGATGGCGATATGCTTGACACGCTTGCCGACATGGAAGCAGGGGTCGATTCCCTGAACCGGCTTGTCGAGGAAATATTGGAATACGCGCGGCCGGTAACGCTGCGATATTCTTCGCGGCCGCTGCATGCGATCATTGACACCGCCGTTCATGGAATCGGACGCAAACTTGAAGCGAGTGGAGTGAAGCTTGTTCTCAATCTTGAGAACGGAAGCGAGATGGTGACTGTGGACCCTGACAAGATGGCGCGCGCCCTCGTGAACCTGATGTCGAATTCAATCGAGGCGATGCCAAAGGGAGGGGTGATCACAATTTCCTCATGCACTCAGCCCCGTGGCAAAACAAAATATTTATTCCTGACGATTTCCGATACCGGCCGAGGTATTGCTCCTGAAGACCTTGATCGGATATACGAGCCTTTCTTTACGACAAAATCCAAGGGAACGGGCCTGGGGCTTGCCATTTGCAGGAAGATCATAGAGGGCCACAAAGGCAGCCTCTGGTTCCGCAGCGAACTCGGAAACGGGACCACTGCGGATATCTGCATGCCCGTGACGATGCCTGACGCAAGCGCGGCCGGTTCCTCCTAA
- a CDS encoding 4Fe-4S dicluster domain-containing protein, which translates to MSEGTLYQELADRIMMGHSERIQRLFKMLADENEAKLMLAMPATAEELAGATDRPIADVQKSLDTLFKKGVVFVSGSSGKYRMCRDAGQFHDASILWPDAPQEFYDLWKEFTKTEWGQTAKAIEGFLSNPPMRIIPIEAALEDKNQILHYENVKQIIDNAKRMAVTKCTCRVVDGACGLPVEVCVQLNRAADYSIKRGTGREINKAEALEIMRKAEEAGLVHVTMNTDRSDHFICNCCPDCCIGLSVIRAKDGAKFVSPSRFQAVVDQEACIGCESCLERCYFGALSTTEAGDEIKASVDPDKCVGCGLCAVVCPSDAIHCEEVRPADFIPSAQH; encoded by the coding sequence ATGAGCGAAGGAACGTTATATCAGGAACTGGCGGACAGAATCATGATGGGGCATTCGGAGAGAATCCAGCGCCTGTTCAAGATGCTGGCCGATGAGAATGAGGCAAAACTGATGTTGGCCATGCCCGCCACCGCGGAGGAACTGGCCGGCGCAACCGATCGGCCGATCGCGGACGTACAAAAATCCCTTGACACCCTCTTCAAAAAGGGCGTCGTGTTCGTTTCGGGAAGCTCCGGCAAGTACCGCATGTGCCGCGATGCCGGACAGTTCCACGACGCCAGCATCCTCTGGCCGGATGCGCCGCAGGAGTTCTACGATCTCTGGAAGGAATTCACGAAGACCGAGTGGGGACAGACTGCGAAAGCTATCGAAGGGTTCTTGAGCAATCCGCCCATGCGAATTATCCCCATCGAGGCTGCCCTCGAAGATAAGAACCAGATCCTGCACTACGAGAACGTGAAACAGATCATCGATAACGCCAAACGGATGGCCGTAACCAAATGCACGTGCCGCGTCGTCGATGGCGCCTGCGGATTACCCGTCGAGGTCTGCGTGCAACTGAACCGCGCCGCGGATTACTCGATCAAGCGCGGAACCGGCCGCGAGATCAACAAGGCCGAAGCCCTCGAGATCATGCGAAAAGCCGAGGAGGCCGGCCTCGTGCACGTAACCATGAATACCGACCGCAGCGACCACTTCATCTGCAACTGCTGCCCCGACTGCTGCATCGGCCTCAGCGTCATCAGGGCAAAGGACGGCGCGAAATTTGTGTCTCCCTCGCGGTTCCAGGCGGTGGTCGATCAAGAAGCCTGCATCGGCTGCGAATCCTGCCTCGAGCGCTGCTATTTCGGCGCACTGAGCACAACTGAAGCAGGAGACGAAATCAAGGCGTCCGTCGATCCCGACAAGTGCGTCGGCTGCGGACTGTGCGCCGTGGTCTGTCCATCGGACGCAATACATTGCGAGGAGGTTCGTCCGGCGGACTTCATCCCCTCCGCACAGCATTAG
- a CDS encoding DUF72 domain-containing protein codes for MGDRMKQKIFPPNLLIGADGWSWDDWVGGLYPSGTPKSEYLKEYSRHYRTVEVDSTFYRIPKKDAVRKWYDQTPADFYFAAKVPRGVTHTGFSGDYRSRLDYFVEVMRTLEKKLGPLLFQFRYYRQSEFPSVDAFVDALEPVLTSLPPDLRFAVEIRNPEWVAPQLLECLRRHNTAFTLVDHPWAEKVDVLMKRMNVITADFCYIRWLGHQTALEKVTDRWDRLVADKTEATSRWVKVLKDLLARDINTIYGFYRNRYAGYAPGSIELLKNLWQKEEPQ; via the coding sequence ATGGGGGACAGAATGAAGCAGAAAATTTTCCCGCCCAACCTCTTGATTGGCGCCGACGGCTGGAGCTGGGACGACTGGGTCGGCGGCCTGTATCCTTCAGGTACGCCCAAATCGGAATACTTGAAGGAATATTCCCGCCACTACAGAACCGTCGAGGTCGATTCCACCTTTTACCGCATTCCCAAAAAAGATGCCGTGCGAAAATGGTATGACCAGACACCGGCCGATTTTTATTTCGCCGCCAAAGTCCCTCGCGGGGTGACACACACGGGGTTTTCCGGCGATTACCGCAGCCGGCTTGATTATTTTGTCGAAGTAATGAGAACCCTCGAAAAAAAGCTCGGACCTCTGCTCTTCCAATTCCGCTACTACCGGCAGTCCGAGTTCCCCTCAGTCGATGCCTTCGTCGATGCGCTGGAGCCGGTGCTGACCTCCCTGCCGCCGGACCTTCGGTTCGCTGTCGAGATACGCAATCCCGAATGGGTGGCGCCCCAACTTCTCGAATGCCTCCGCCGGCATAATACGGCTTTCACATTGGTCGATCATCCCTGGGCGGAGAAAGTCGACGTTCTGATGAAACGAATGAATGTGATTACCGCCGACTTCTGCTACATCCGCTGGCTCGGACACCAGACGGCCCTCGAGAAAGTGACCGATCGCTGGGACCGGCTTGTGGCCGATAAGACCGAGGCCACCTCGCGCTGGGTGAAAGTCCTCAAAGACCTCCTCGCCCGCGACATCAATACAATCTATGGCTTCTATCGCAATCGCTACGCGGGCTATGCGCCCGGCTCAATCGAGTTGCTGAAGAACCTCTGGCAAAAAGAAGAGCCTCAGTGA